The Sorangiineae bacterium MSr11367 genome window below encodes:
- a CDS encoding acyl-CoA desaturase, translating to MTLQAAGIESPAPVTEAGQAIAAANDDPSLSRIGWITSIPFFAVHVAAVVGVWALGWSWKGFLLAVGFYYLRMFGITAGNHRYFAHRTYKTGRVFQFVLAFIGTLSVQKGVLWWAAHHRLHHKFSDKPGDIHSRKINGFLWSHVGWILARKYDETEWDQIRDFRAYPELVWLNRWHLVPIIAFAITLQLTLGWWGLVWGFMVSTSLLWHGTFTINSLAHWIGRRRYTTTDDSRNSLILALITLGEGWHNNHHYYPKAVNQGFFWWEIDVTYYVLRILSVFGIVWDLHTPPAKIRDRAPIASRAARV from the coding sequence TGGCCAAGCCATCGCAGCCGCCAACGACGATCCTTCGCTTAGCCGCATTGGCTGGATCACGAGCATCCCGTTCTTTGCCGTCCACGTGGCCGCCGTCGTGGGCGTGTGGGCACTGGGATGGTCGTGGAAGGGCTTTTTGCTCGCCGTCGGCTTCTACTACCTGCGCATGTTCGGCATCACCGCCGGCAACCATCGCTACTTCGCGCACCGCACGTACAAGACGGGCCGCGTCTTTCAGTTCGTGCTGGCCTTCATCGGCACCCTGAGCGTGCAAAAGGGCGTGCTCTGGTGGGCAGCGCACCACCGCCTGCATCATAAATTTTCGGACAAGCCGGGCGACATCCACTCGCGCAAGATCAACGGCTTTCTCTGGTCGCACGTGGGCTGGATCCTCGCCCGCAAGTACGACGAGACCGAGTGGGACCAAATCCGCGACTTTCGCGCGTACCCCGAGCTGGTCTGGTTGAATCGCTGGCACCTCGTGCCGATCATCGCCTTTGCGATCACGCTGCAGCTCACCCTGGGCTGGTGGGGCCTCGTTTGGGGCTTCATGGTGTCCACCTCGCTGCTCTGGCACGGCACCTTCACGATCAACTCGCTGGCGCACTGGATCGGCCGCCGCCGCTACACGACGACCGACGACAGCCGCAACAGCCTGATCCTGGCCCTCATCACCTTGGGCGAAGGCTGGCACAACAACCACCACTACTACCCGAAGGCGGTCAACCAGGGCTTCTTCTGGTGGGAAATCGACGTCACCTACTACGTGCTGCGCATCCTCTCGGTATTCGGCATCGTCTGGGATCTCCACACCCCGCCGGCCAAGATCCGCGACCGCGCGCCGATCGCGTCGCGGGCGGCTAGGGTTTAG
- a CDS encoding response regulator transcription factor: MPTRVLLIDDDVRLYELLASYLEQNGFTVTAVSDGPQGLAALGNGTFDAVLLDVMMPGMDGLEVLRRIREKNRIPVLMLTAKGDETDRVVGLEIGADDYVPKPFSPRELLARLRAVLRRAAPDAIDQRIRVGDIAIEVGCRQVSFSGKPVDLTGVEFDILLALARRPGRVVAREALLAEAGRGDVTVGDRTVDVHISHLRQKLGDDPKSPRLIKTVRGVGYVLARDLV; this comes from the coding sequence ATGCCGACCCGCGTCCTACTCATCGATGACGACGTCCGCCTGTACGAGCTGCTCGCGAGCTACCTGGAGCAAAATGGCTTCACGGTGACCGCCGTTTCGGACGGTCCCCAAGGGCTCGCGGCGCTCGGCAACGGCACCTTCGACGCCGTACTCTTGGACGTGATGATGCCCGGCATGGACGGCCTCGAGGTCCTGCGCCGCATCCGCGAAAAGAACCGCATCCCGGTGCTCATGCTCACCGCCAAGGGCGACGAGACCGATCGCGTCGTCGGCCTCGAGATCGGCGCCGACGACTACGTCCCCAAGCCATTCAGCCCGCGCGAACTGCTCGCCCGCCTGCGCGCCGTCTTGCGGCGCGCCGCACCGGATGCCATCGACCAGCGCATTCGGGTCGGTGACATCGCCATCGAGGTCGGCTGCCGGCAGGTCTCCTTCTCGGGCAAACCCGTCGACCTTACCGGGGTCGAGTTCGACATTTTGCTCGCCCTTGCGCGCAGACCCGGCCGCGTCGTCGCCCGCGAAGCGTTGCTCGCCGAGGCGGGCCGCGGCGACGTGACCGTGGGCGACCGCACCGTGGACGTGCACATCTCGCATTTGCGGCAAAAACTCGGGGACGATCCCAAGTCGCCGCGCCTCATCAAAACGGTGCGCGGCGTCGGCTACGTTCTCGCGAGGGACCTCGTGTGA
- a CDS encoding HAMP domain-containing histidine kinase → MRRRRRPPSREAIQRWHRHWHKFDPRYFGLRHPFHRVKFQFLLQRRIFLWFGLTILASGLFVGVSTRFFTSGQGWSADVDHARTFLARRYAEVWNDADQRSRLARATAHDLNMNLVVRDASGHVLQSIGAQCKKSFDVPIVSDEGEALGKVTLCVEHHAFGKSVLIPLCVGLLVVWAASGLIARRVARPIYQVALVADDIGRGHFSSRTRLPMHDRGEMGLLAEVLNDMTERIEKQLADQRALLATVSHEIRTPLARMRLLIELGRSAVEQTAEGDGKPCPALDELDREVVAIDALVSDLLAGSRIDFAATKPVTMDATEVAKEAIERTGVAPEKLAVDVPHLEFRGDPTLVARAVHNLLENAERHAGGVAMFHVHRDGNFVAFDVEDDGPGFTPGEASQAFEPFYKNPRNQAASARSSGLGLALVKRIAEAHGGRAFAENRAQGGARVGVRFKLVGR, encoded by the coding sequence GTGAGGCGGCGAAGGCGCCCCCCGAGCCGCGAGGCCATCCAGCGCTGGCATCGGCACTGGCACAAGTTCGATCCGCGGTACTTCGGCCTGCGGCATCCGTTTCATCGCGTCAAGTTCCAGTTCTTGCTGCAGCGCCGCATCTTCCTCTGGTTCGGGCTCACCATCCTGGCCAGCGGCCTGTTCGTCGGCGTCTCGACCCGCTTTTTCACCAGCGGCCAGGGTTGGTCGGCGGACGTCGACCACGCACGCACCTTCCTCGCGCGCCGCTACGCCGAGGTGTGGAACGATGCCGACCAGCGCTCCCGCCTGGCGCGCGCCACCGCGCACGATCTGAACATGAACCTGGTGGTGCGCGACGCCTCGGGCCACGTGCTGCAGTCCATCGGGGCGCAATGCAAGAAGTCCTTCGACGTCCCCATCGTCAGCGACGAGGGTGAAGCACTGGGCAAGGTCACCCTTTGCGTGGAGCACCATGCCTTCGGCAAGTCGGTCCTCATTCCGTTGTGCGTCGGGCTTCTCGTGGTGTGGGCCGCGTCCGGCCTCATCGCGCGCCGCGTCGCGCGGCCGATTTACCAAGTCGCGCTGGTGGCCGACGACATCGGGCGCGGGCACTTCTCGAGCCGCACCCGCCTGCCGATGCACGACCGCGGCGAGATGGGGCTACTCGCGGAGGTGCTCAACGACATGACTGAGCGCATCGAGAAGCAACTCGCCGATCAGCGCGCCTTGCTCGCCACCGTGTCGCACGAAATCCGGACACCGCTCGCGCGCATGCGCCTGCTCATCGAGCTGGGTCGCAGCGCCGTCGAACAAACCGCGGAAGGAGACGGGAAGCCCTGCCCCGCGCTCGACGAGCTCGATCGCGAGGTCGTGGCCATCGATGCCTTGGTCAGCGACCTCCTTGCGGGCTCCCGCATCGACTTTGCCGCGACCAAACCCGTCACGATGGACGCCACCGAAGTGGCCAAAGAGGCCATCGAACGCACGGGCGTGGCACCGGAGAAACTCGCCGTCGATGTGCCGCACCTCGAATTCCGCGGTGACCCAACTTTGGTGGCGCGGGCGGTCCACAACCTCCTCGAGAACGCGGAGCGTCACGCCGGAGGCGTCGCGATGTTTCACGTACATCGCGACGGAAACTTCGTCGCCTTCGATGTCGAAGACGATGGACCTGGCTTCACACCAGGGGAGGCATCGCAAGCGTTCGAACCCTTTTACAAAAACCCTAGAAATCAGGCGGCAAGCGCGCGTTCTTCCGGCCTCGGCCTCGCGCTGGTGAAGCGCATTGCGGAGGCACATGGCGGTCGCGCTTTCGCAGAGAATCGCGCCCAGGGCGGCGCGCGCGTGGGGGTCCGTTTCAAATTGGTAGGTCGGTAA
- a CDS encoding GNAT family N-acetyltransferase encodes MVIIRRALEEDLAGIAALAARLVRYHHDLDPLRFMNVPDAAEGYRQFLRGEMRSGDTVILAALRETESGIRVVGYTYARIEPRNWNDLLDRCGRLHDVFVAEEERRQGIARKLVIETIRHLEELGAPRIVLHTAMYNGEGQELFTSLGFRTTMLEMTRETQQRAPRRSTYPPPES; translated from the coding sequence ATGGTCATCATCCGTCGGGCGCTCGAAGAGGACCTTGCGGGCATAGCCGCACTCGCCGCGAGGCTCGTTCGGTACCACCACGATCTCGACCCTTTGCGTTTCATGAATGTGCCGGACGCCGCCGAAGGCTACCGGCAATTTCTACGTGGGGAGATGCGCTCGGGGGACACGGTCATCCTGGCCGCGCTGCGTGAGACCGAAAGCGGGATTCGCGTCGTCGGCTACACCTACGCGCGCATCGAACCGCGCAATTGGAACGACCTGCTCGATCGCTGTGGCCGCCTCCACGATGTCTTCGTGGCCGAAGAAGAGCGGCGCCAGGGCATCGCCCGCAAGCTCGTCATCGAGACGATCCGCCACCTCGAGGAGCTTGGCGCCCCCCGCATCGTGCTGCACACCGCCATGTACAATGGCGAGGGCCAGGAGCTGTTCACGTCCCTCGGCTTCCGCACCACCATGCTGGAAATGACGCGCGAGACGCAGCAACGTGCGCCGCGCCGCAGCACGTATCCGCCGCCGGAGTCGTAA
- a CDS encoding periplasmic heavy metal sensor: protein MIGFVIGTLCLVGLVKVLRRGRFYAGPYYAFGGGCGGHHEPYGGYGGGGGYRDPWRRDSWQFGQFDDEPRWPRRGGGGPRFFLRGLFERLQTTPGQEKVIMQAIDELRTAGRGIREEMRGARSEIATAMRGESFDEVALGGATARVEHGIDTMRKAGIDAFAKIHGALDERQRAQLADWLERGPGFGPF from the coding sequence ATGATTGGTTTCGTCATTGGCACACTATGTCTCGTCGGCCTCGTAAAGGTCCTCCGTCGAGGACGCTTCTATGCGGGTCCCTATTACGCATTCGGCGGCGGTTGCGGCGGCCATCACGAGCCGTACGGCGGCTATGGGGGTGGCGGTGGCTACCGCGATCCTTGGCGCCGCGACTCCTGGCAGTTTGGCCAATTCGACGATGAGCCGCGCTGGCCGCGCCGCGGCGGTGGTGGTCCGCGCTTCTTCTTGCGCGGCCTCTTCGAGCGCCTCCAGACCACGCCCGGCCAGGAAAAGGTGATCATGCAGGCCATCGACGAGCTGCGAACCGCCGGCCGAGGCATCCGCGAGGAGATGCGCGGCGCCCGCTCGGAGATCGCCACCGCCATGCGCGGGGAGAGCTTCGACGAGGTCGCGCTCGGCGGCGCCACCGCGCGCGTCGAACACGGCATCGACACCATGCGAAAGGCGGGCATCGACGCGTTTGCCAAGATCCACGGCGCCCTCGACGAGCGTCAGCGCGCGCAATTGGCCGATTGGCTCGAGCGCGGCCCCGGCTTCGGCCCGTTCTGA